The following nucleotide sequence is from Cicer arietinum cultivar CDC Frontier isolate Library 1 chromosome 2, Cicar.CDCFrontier_v2.0, whole genome shotgun sequence.
ATCACCATTCCTTTTAGGACTAGGCATTGGCATAACATAACCCGCATCACCACCCCAAGGAAAATGATAAGATCCAAACAATGGTTTTCCCCATCCAAAATCTATCTTCGATTCTGGAAACCTTTGTCCAGAAGACACTACAAAAGTGGGTCCCTCTTCTCCACTAGTGCTACCGCAATAAATCCTCGCCAACCCTGGAATTGGTCGATGCTCTTCCACCCAATCAATTAACCCTAGAAAATGCTCCTCCGTCATTGTTGTCTCCAAAAACTCATGAACTTGATCCGCCACCCAATTTAACGGCTTTTCAACCAGCTCCTCCGTTGATCTACCACCGTAGGGTATCGAAATCACGTTCCCAAAATACGAACTCATAATCTCTTCCTTGTTCTTGTCACCATTGCTTAGCCTCTTTCTTCCATCAACCACAATTCCTATTTTTGCAATAACATTTTTGTTATCTATTGAAGCAGCTTCCGCAACCATCTTCCAAAGAAAAGCGGAGAAAGACTCGAGTTTAGAGTGCAACTGTTGTAGAGGATCCAAATTCGTTTTGTTTGAGTTCGCTAGTGATTGCATGTTGTTGAGTTGTTCGTTTGTTACGTAATATATACGACTAATAATTTGATCGGTTTGAATATCGGATTTGAATTTGGGATCTGGCGGAGGAGGGAGGTCCGTGATTGGTACATACATATCATAAAGTGAAGGGTGGATGGAAGATGGACGTCGTGGGGTGAGAAGTGAGCGTCGGAAACAAGGTTGTGTTGTTGGGCTCATGGGCTTGTTGTTGGGCCTGGCTATTTCGGCCCATGATACAAGGAACATGTTTGTTGAATAAGCGTCAGCTATGCGATGGTCAAAAGTGCATGCCACTACTAATCCACCACATCTCATCCAAGTCACCTGCATAGTTACAACGATACAAAGTTAATACATTTTGTATGCATCAGTTAGACTtatatttaatacaaaaaagTTAATATGATATCAAATGCTGTTGTTTTAGATTATTCACTATTTATGTTCACGCACCAATGTTAAACACTAGTGACACGTGACTTATGTATTTGGTAAAACAtaaatcttatataaaataaagacaaGGTTCGACTGGGGGTGAGAATAGGATGAACCGAGTTAGGTTTTACTAAGCTGacttgttaaaaaattcaagGCTTAAGGCTGAAATTTGGTTTGTAATAGGCTTACTTTTTAGTCTGATATGGCATATTACCCTACTTAaaagtctattttattttaatatttttgaataagtaatcaaacatatctttaaatagataaataaattaatatgtcaataaaattaagttctattttaatatttaacatcacattttaaagaatatgactttatatacattatacttaaattatattttataataatacatttaaatatgtcaaaaactaaatgAGATTAATATgcgtaaatttttaaaaattgaatatataaaaaaaagataaaaatttaatataataattatagtagtaaaaaaatattatttatatttatttaaataggtcggTCTAATATGCCTAAAAAACTTGTTATGTAACCTTTAACCTgacatttttaactaaatagggttttttagaagtcttggtcttatttatttaagaaaaaaaatctggCCTGAGTCTGACGTAGGTTAGGTCGTAGGACTCTGTCAGTCAATCTGGCCTATTCTCATCTTTAGGTCCGACACAAGTTTATAAAAGAGACATTTCttattttacaaattgattttgtaagaGTTGAAACTTATTGCAAATTTTAAGAGAATAACTATCTAAAAACAACTACTAGTCGATACATATCTTGCATTGttttgttaataaatatttcaCCTGAACAGCAAGTACACCATGTTTCTTCTTTGGAACAAGCTTCCCTTCAATTGTTTCATCAggattatataaattaagagaTTGTAGGTCAACATCAGCAACAGCTTCAACAAAATCCACTCCACGGTTATTACAAAGTAACTCAGGTTCACCTATGGAGTTAGTAACCACTTCACCACCAAAGGCATAATAAGAAACAAGAGATTGAGCTAAGGAATTTTTCAAACACCCCACAATGTTATGGGTGGTGCTAATAGAAATCATAGGTTTATTGTAGCAAAAGAAGACACCAACATCAACAGGGGGAAGAATTAAATCAAGGTTTGATAGTGGAAGCCAATGCTCTTGCATTGGTAGCATGGCAGACACTACTTCCTCGTTGGTCACATTAACTGTGAATTGATCATTTAGTTTTCCAATACACATTTTAGAGATTAGATGTGTGGAAAATTAATTGATCGAGGATGTGTTACGACTAGTTGATTACCTTATTTGATGAATATGCTAGAAGGGTTATATGCATGTATTTATAGGTTAATTTGGTAGgtgtaattttatttgaaaattcagACTCAAAGTCAATCTTGGTAGCATGTGAAAATgaaagagaatttttttttgaggaGCTTAAAGGTACTACCATAAATTTTCTATCtctactatatatataatatatacacACACCAAACTATGAAAATGTTGTTATTCGGATGAgattttaatgtaataaaaagtAAGTtagatttatctttttaaaattgattagtCTAAAGTGAACTATTTAATTTGGAGAATAAaatctaatattaaaaaaattataatattaattattattaatcaattaacatttgtcattatatatatatatatatatatatatatatatatatatatatatatatttttgttatttttgatTTTCNNNNNNNNNNNNNNNNNNNNNNNNNNNNNNNNNNNNNNNNNNNNNNNNNNNNNNNNNNNNNNNNNNNNNNNNNNNNtatatatttttgttatttttgaatttcgaaaaaacattgaaaaaataatttatgtcacCGAAAATATCAACCGTgcctatattttttattgggtAATAACAAATGCGTGAAACCAACTATTAAGGTACGTATGGTGGTCAATTTTGCATGTATTCTTTCTATtttacaaaattggggtaccccTTAGAGCACACATCAAGTTTCATACCTCcacttatttttcaattcacaataACTCTAGTTCTTgttaatgtcatcattatttttaatatttttttattaatatcgtCATCAATTTTAATGGTATTTGATAATATATGTCCATGTATAATCAAATTATGAATAACTATAATATTAGTAATGTAATTGATTTATTAAC
It contains:
- the LOC101501659 gene encoding coniferyl alcohol acyltransferase-like, which translates into the protein MCIGKLNDQFTVNVTNEEVVSAMLPMQEHWLPLSNLDLILPPVDVGVFFCYNKPMISISTTHNIVGCLKNSLAQSLVSYYAFGGEVVTNSIGEPELLCNNRGVDFVEAVADVDLQSLNLYNPDETIEGKLVPKKKHGVLAVQVTWMRCGGLVVACTFDHRIADAYSTNMFLVSWAEIARPNNKPMSPTTQPCFRRSLLTPRRPSSIHPSLYDMYVPITDLPPPPDPKFKSDIQTDQIISRIYYVTNEQLNNMQSLANSNKTNLDPLQQLHSKLESFSAFLWKMVAEAASIDNKNVIAKIGIVVDGRKRLSNGDKNKEEIMSSYFGNVISIPYGGRSTEELVEKPLNWVADQVHEFLETTMTEEHFLGLIDWVEEHRPIPGLARIYCGSTSGEEGPTFVVSSGQRFPESKIDFGWGKPLFGSYHFPWGGDAGYVMPMPSPKRNGDWLLYMHLPKGYLHFMEFHAPHFFKPMSWDYLLS